ttaaaTAGCAGATGGGGCAGGGGAAGATGTTTCAGATAAATATTGCATTGAAAATTGTGACTGTGAACAGCTGCTTAATTTACAAGTAATAATTAGGGATCTTTTTCATTTACCTGTGCTGGAGAACAATGCAGTTTCCCCATCtagtaaaactttttttttgcataaaccGTGTATTGGTTCACTTTGGGTCTCTTGGGTATTAGGGGCAGTAAAAATTGTATGAATGGCTGCACTGGGTTCCACCAGGAATCAACACTGGTCTGTTGGGCAGTGGCAGCGGCTGAGGAAAGGAATATGAAACAGGGCAGGTGTTGAGTATCTGCCTGAAGAGTGAGAAATGTGGAAATTTCTGTGTTACAGATGTGGGCtttggcattttaaaaagctctgaATGGCTTTGGTGCCATCAGTTCAGCTGCTTTTAGAGCACTTTTGTAGCCTGGTCTGGAAgaccacagaatcccagagttgtttgtgttggaagggacattaaattaaatcccatctcattccagcccctgccatggcagggaccccttcctctgtcccaggctgctccaagccctgtccagcctggccttggacactccaggaatggagcagccacagcagctctgggcaatCCTGGCAGTGAGTTCTGGAGTGGAATTGCTGTGTGCAAAAACCAGGCATTTAACAGTTCTGCCAGACTTCACTCAGTGACCCTACACTCTTTATTTTTTAGGATGTGGTGAAAAtgtccccctttcccccttATTTGTGCTGGGTGGGAATGAACAGACTTTACTCAGGTCACCTGTCACAGGGGCTAAATTTGTTTGGGCTCTGGTTGGAAGTCCTTCCACAGGTTTGGGACTGTCCTTTCTCCCCCACAACCGTCCCCTTCTCTAGGCTATTATCACACAAAGTTTGGGTTCCCAGGGGATGGAGAGTGGTAGTTTCTAGTTTTTATAAATATAGTGGGGGTAAGAGAATTCAGGCTGTGATAATTTCAAATTCTCTTTCCTTAAGAAATAATAGTCCTGACAGTTTATTGCTTTATacataaaattgtttttctcgTGTTTCCTTGCACTGATTGAGCATTTCCCATGCCCCTACTGCTCAAGCCTTCAGAATTCCatgattgtttttttccttgtgcaaCCATAATTTTTAGCTTTTCACAGAAGAATTTTTGAAAGGCTTTTTTGGAAACTCATTAATATTGTTCCTATTGgaccatttttatttttctgctgcgTGGCTCTTCCAAAGATGTAAGAGCTGACTTCAGCCTGTAGAAGCAAAGCTCATTCAACCTTTcttatatttgtatatttattatTCCATTATGGAAACAAGACGTAGCCCCTGGCTCTCCTCAACCTTCTAAACAAATCTCTTGTTCCCTTGGcatttgggctggtttgagcCAAATTCCACACTGGAATAAACAATGCAGGCCTGACTGAGCccaactgctgctcctgcagccccttcagCTGCAAGGGCCCAGCAATATTTACCAAAGTGTTTGcactgtcctgctgctgagcagctttaAGTGGACATGGGGTGCAGATGAGTattcccagctgcccaggggtGTAGGTAACACCATCCATGTCCAGCAACATCAGCCTCGTGTCCCAGGAGTGTTGGAGTAGCCCTTGTGTGATGCCTTGCTGGAGTACCAGGCCTTTGGCATTCAAAATGTGGACCTGATCATTGGTTTTGGAGTTCTAGGAGGCAAAATGAGTATGGAGAAGATAACATTTCTCTTGCCCTCAGCAAGCTTCCTGCTGAGTCAtgtgataaatatttaatatctgAAAATCATTAGTTGCAAGGATTAAGTACTGAAGCACATTTGGGGCAGGGTACTTGCTGTAAATTATTCTGTGCTGTGGAAACTGGAAAAGTTCCTGTTTGCTGTAAGTGGGGAAGGGAATGGCAGTAAACACTAATTAATCTGCAGAAATCACCTGTGTTCAAAGTTCAAATGTTAAAAGATAAATTCTGAAGTTCACAAAGCAGGGACTTGTTCAACTCCCCTGATGCTGTGTGGAATCTTGTCCTAACTTTGGACTTGAGATGGTCTTGAACTTACTCAAAATCCTGAACTTGAGCAAAAGCCAGGAGCTGTTTCATCTTGCTTTGAATGGATATAGTgaaacaggagagctggggactGTTAGAGGACTGTTCCTGTGAGAtcctgcagcccacagctgaTTCTTTGTTTACTCAGTGgtggcagcaggcagaagggctgtgccagctcaccCACGTAGCTGCAGCAGTGTCTTCCTGCCACAGTCACCTACAACCCCCCTGCTGGGTTTGTCACAGATTTGTGGTACAACACCTCCTGCTTTTGGAATGAGGAGACTCCTTCCCAAATAGCCCTCAACACATTGAGCAGAACCCTGACATTTTAGAACGAGTTGTTACAAGCTCACAAGGGgtgagagctcagcagagctgacgGTGTGAGAGTGTTTTAAATAGCTCCAGAGATGGAATTTCTATCCAGCTCCATTCTCCCAGCAGAACAGAGGACACAAACACACTTGTACACGTATTTTTCAGGCAGTGAGTATTAAAATCACCAAAGAGGGGAAGATGCCACATGTTCTCTAGGCTTTCTTCCTCGTCCCAATACTTCACACACAGATttggaaggcagcagctctgtcacacagGCAGTAGCACTGAGGAAAGGTCAGGAGAGAAGTGTCTTGTCCAGGAGTTTTCCACACAGGCACAGATAGCCATGGCAGGATCAGCTACCGTGATGCCGATCTCAGCACCGGGTCCTTTGTGGCCAGGTGTGCAGCCAGGTTCTCCCGGAAGTCATGGAGGAAATTGTACTGCTGGAAGTGCACAACCAGGTCTGCAGTGAGTGCTCTGTGCTTTAGCAAGAGGCACCACCTGTGTTAAAAAGCTGTTTGATACCCCTGGATGAAAACTGCACCCTCTGGTCCATTTGTTCTTCATGTGCTTACTCCACATCCTCTGGGATTTTTCACTGTCAGACACAGATTCCATGTATGTTGACTTGGATCCTGTGGTTCCCCATAATGGCCACAGGTGATGCATTACCCCAAGGTAATGCAAAATGTGGTCCTCAGAGGTGGGAGTTGTCAGAATTCATAGTTGCTTAATCTTGAATCATGGActcatttagattggaaaatCTCTCTAAGGTCTTTGAGCCCAACCATTCACCCAGCACTCTAAGGCCACCACTACCCCACATCCCTGAGTGcatccacatggcttttaaatccctccagggatgggactccacccctgccatgggcagctgtgtcagggctggacaatcctttcagtgaagaaattttctctGTTATCCAGCTTAAACCTTTTCTAGCACAACTTGAGGCCTTTTCCTTGGGAGAAGCTGTTTCTTGAAAGCAGGAAACAGCTCAAaccccagagagcagctgttgGAAAGGCAGAGGTATCTCTGGGAAGTGAAGGAGGGGACTGGCTGAGCTCTCACTGGTGTTTGAACCCATGTATTACTTACTGCAGCCCCATTACCTTGATGGTCTGTATGGCCCCTGATCCTCTCAGATTCCTGAGGCTCTCTATCACCTGCTGAGGTGCCAGGGTGTCTgaaagctggagcaggagacagGCAGCCACTGCAAGGGAAAGTATTTACACCTGATTGCTGCTGAGCACCTCTAACTGCAGGCACTGGTTTGTACCATGAAAACCACCCTGGCAAACCTATCTGGGATTGTCCCAGAGCTCTTGGATCTCTTGCAGAATCCTATTTCTGGGCACTGGCCCATCTCCCTGCCACTCCTGCCTAAGCCTATGGGCTTTAGAAATAGGTGAAAACCCTCCCACTATGTTCCCcctgccttcccagcagcatctgGATGCAGTTCCTAGGCTTTTCAGGAATGAGTGCCAGTACACCCAGTTAATTCCCCTTTGTGTCTTCTGGCCATATCCCCCCCTTCCTTCTGGGAACACACAGTAAGCAATGCTCCTGAAAGCTTTAAGGAGCAACCCTGGGATGAATCAGACACAGAGGAATTGGTTCATGTCCTTTCTATTaaccaggctgctcctggtAGTGGCAGTTTGAATTGCATCCACAGAGAAGCTTCCAGCAGAATTTGGCTCTGTGGGTTTGTGGGTTGGGTTAGTCAGGCATGGAGACAAATGCTTACCAAGACATGAGCGTCCAAGGCCACCATAAcagctgggagaaaagaaaacatctggTTGGAATGAGCTGTAGCAaactgcagcacccagggaccCCCCAGCACATAAATAGATGGACACAGTTCTTGACTTAATATAATCAAGAGGAGCAGtggtacaaaaaaaaagaacaaaaatttctACATATTTTCTATATTCTATTTCTATACCTACAGTGATCTATCCTATTTATTCTCCAGACCTTCTGTGTCTTTCAATGGAAacttcaattttaaaaagttccCTTCATTCCTGCTGATAGTCCCAAAGGCACAGGAGGGCAGGAAACAGCAAGAGGATGGacaatttcaaatttctttaaatCCTCCTCCGGATCAAGGGTTTGAGGACAGTTGTGAGGAGAAGAGCAGGGTTCTCTGTCAGCAGGAAGACCAAGGACTCAGTGGATTTCTGTACAGGAAGCTGTCAGTGGGATCACTCAGGGAACATGGAATTTGGAAAGCTCTTCCCCTCTCTTCTGAGCTCAGCTAAATAAATTCCTTTAAACTCCTTCATGGAAATTAGGAGTGAATTTTACACTGCTGGAACCCACTGAGTCCCTGATAAATAGTCCAGGGAAGTGTTATAGACtcatagagtggtttgggttagaagggacctcaGAGTCACTtaattccaccccctgccatgggcatgaTCCACTGGAtcaggttgttccaagccccagcAGACACAACCTCTGACAAAGAAGTGTTTTAGCTCCCAACTCATTCTGTACACCTGATGTCCAGGTAGGTTGGGAGCAAGGAGCCCTGTGGTGCCACTCAAAACACACTTTAAACCTCTTGCTGGACAGAGCAAGGGGAAATGGGACAGTCTAATCTTGAAACAGGACATTTTGATcttctgaaaggagaaaatctCTCCAAAtagctgcaggaggaggaacaaGCAGACTTCACAGCATGAACTAACCCTAAAGAGTGCAACTGCCTTTTCACACCATGTTATTTTCCCTGCTCATACACCTGGAGAGAAGCTGGCATCCTTTACAGGAATGTGGGGTGACAGGGAGGCAGAACCTACTGTATCattgttttctgcttgttttccagGCAGGTTCTGAGCTCTTCCAGGATCTTGCAGCAGGTGGCAATGTCAGGAGCATTCCCATCAGGAATGGGGTGGTGGTGCACACACATCCCATGCTGTTGGTAGGTGTCAATCAGGTTTGGTACTCGGTATTTTGAGAGCTCTCCTCTGGTACAAAGCACAAAGACATCCTGGATCCCACAGCTCTTTAGTTCTCCTGCCAATGGATTAAGACACTTGCAGATAAACAAAAGCCTATCAAGCTTAAGAATAAACAGATAAGCACCTTGGACCTGAGTCTCTAGTTTAATCTTTGGAGCTAAGACAATAGGAGTGAGCAATTTTGGTTTGAGCATTCTTTCTTCCCCTCAGTCTCCCCCACATTTCCTTTCAGGTAATCCAGAAGAGGAATTTTCTCAGTTCAGAGGGATTCTTGAGGGAAGTCTCACTGGAgaacacagcagcactcaggacAGCCTGCTATCCACTTAAGTATGTTTCTGTCCCACCTCCagttaaaatcacagaatcccaggatggtttgggttgggagggaccttaaagctcatctcattccacccctgccatggcaggcagggacaccttccactatcccaggctgctccaaaccccatccagcctggccttggacacttccaggggcagccacagcttctctatgCCAGGGCCTTCCCACCCTCGCAGTCAGGAGTTCCTACCTAAGCTTGACTTACCCAAACACTGAGAGGATTTGCTATTAGTCTCTGCTCTTTAGTGCTTACAGCTGAATACTCAGCACAAATCTTTACACAATTCCATCTTTCCTATCCCAATTTCacttttctctgggaaaaaggAAGACTACAAGCTTGTAATTCATCTtgatcccagctgctctgaagaTGCCTCTTGGGtactgtgcagctcctgcttggaAATATCCTGACTATTTATTCCAAAGTCATGGAATATTCATGGAATTGCCCTTGACACAAAGAACACTCACCTACATCTTTCTGAAGATTTCTTCTGATATCCTTAAACTTGCAACCTGGAACAAGTTATGAACAACAATTATCACTGCAGGTAAGTGACATTTATGggatggctgctgcagcagaacagagcacaGACAGCCTCCCCCCAAAATCAAAGCAAGGAACAAAGCCACACACTGAATAAAACAGAGTTCTTGTTTTTGCAAGTAGATCCCTGGTGCAGAAGACAGTTTAAACACCATTATCTGCTTAATACTGTAATGTAATAGGATTAACCAAAGAAATCTACCCAAGGTTTTAAGGTGCTTTGTATTTTCCAGATGAAAAGTTTTGGATATTTTAAATCAGGATACAGCATAAAATCCccccacaaaacacaaaaaaaatcatccaacAAATAAAAGGGCTGAATAAATATCACTTAAGAGTTGAGTGGAGATTCACCATGGCTGCAGTTTTGGTAGTTAAAAATGCATACAAAGTTtatatgtttacatttttgatttaaaaaacgTGATCTTGCATTAAGGTATTCTCTAGATCAGCTGTAGTGTTTCCAAAACACTTATTCCAGGGGTAGATTACAAAAGAAGTCACCCACAACACAGAAATTTGGGGTACAAGGTGTTACCCCTCTTCTGCTCTCAAATTTGCCTGCAAATTTCAGTGAATGCTTCTTACCTGGAAGGGAACATAATCCCAGGAACTCTGAAGAGTAGAGAGGAGACAAAGATAACctattggaaaataaaaagtaaaacaaataaaaaccagaagggaagatttcaa
This sequence is a window from Serinus canaria isolate serCan28SL12 chromosome 5, serCan2020, whole genome shotgun sequence. Protein-coding genes within it:
- the CDKN3 gene encoding cyclin-dependent kinase inhibitor 3 isoform X3 yields the protein MVKPLRDRDLDPDRDRDPGPDVVEGPGPTMSPPLSSQPAAAPADGFASSDDEAAEEDPSPLHISWLSLSPLYSSEFLGLCSLPGCKFKDIRRNLQKDVGELKSCGIQDVFVLCTRGELSKYRVPNLIDTYQQHGMCVHHHPIPDGNAPDIATCCKILEELRTCLENKQKTMIHCYGGLGRSCLVAACLLLQLSDTLAPQQVIESLRNLRGSGAIQTIKGLA
- the CDKN3 gene encoding cyclin-dependent kinase inhibitor 3 isoform X2 — protein: MVKPLRDRDLDPDRDRDPGPDVVEGPGPTMSPPLSSQPAAAPADGFASSDDEAAEEDPSPLHISWLSLSPLYSSEFLGLCSLPGCKFKDIRRNLQKDVGELKSCGIQDVFVLCTRGELSKYRVPNLIDTYQQHGMCVHHHPIPDGNAPDIATCCKILEELRTCLENKQKTMIHCYGGLGRSCLVAACLLLQLSDTLAPQQVIESLRNLRGSGAIQTIKYNFLHDFRENLAAHLATKDPVLRSASR
- the CDKN3 gene encoding cyclin-dependent kinase inhibitor 3 isoform X1, giving the protein MVKPLRDRDLDPDRDRDPGPDVVEGPGPTMSPPLSSQPAAAPADGFASSDDEAAEEDPSPLHISWLSLSPLYSSEFLGLCSLPGCKFKDIRRNLQKDVGELKSCGIQDVFVLCTRGELSKYRVPNLIDTYQQHGMCVHHHPIPDGNAPDIATCCKILEELRTCLENKQKTMIHCYGGLGRSCLVAACLLLQLSDTLAPQQVIESLRNLRGSGAIQTIKQYNFLHDFRENLAAHLATKDPVLRSASR